From Clostridia bacterium, the proteins below share one genomic window:
- a CDS encoding beta-propeller fold lactonase family protein, giving the protein MPSLRSMGVLLCAVLSLAVTSLVWTGCDGNTGVTPGRGTGGGSGTNAATYLVVADSGSNSVPVLGIAATGNITPVAGSPFIAGAQPIAVAIAPNGKFIYVANMNSSTVSAFTIAANGTLSSVGAAAANTGSQPGTLAVDPSGKFLIVGNQTSLSLSIFSINASTGALSEVAAVSPMTVSFSPRAIVFSGTFVYVESATGIAGFRLDTATGALAAMAGSPFTPATILNNIAVSPNGRFLYALDGSSNQVLTFALDPNTGIPVAQAGAIASGADPVAMQFDPTGKFLYVANRSSNAITQLNANATTGALTAGITITDVAQPTALAYDSINNLLFVINSGNRVSVFTVTASTGALTPVTGSPFTVGTAPASMAVARP; this is encoded by the coding sequence GCCGCGGTACGGGCGGCGGATCCGGGACAAACGCCGCTACATACCTGGTCGTGGCCGATTCAGGGTCCAACAGTGTTCCCGTGCTGGGCATTGCCGCGACAGGCAACATAACCCCGGTCGCAGGTTCGCCGTTTATCGCCGGGGCGCAGCCCATCGCTGTCGCGATCGCGCCTAACGGAAAGTTCATCTACGTCGCCAACATGAACTCCAGCACCGTATCGGCGTTCACGATTGCAGCCAATGGCACACTCAGCAGCGTAGGGGCTGCCGCAGCTAACACTGGATCCCAACCGGGCACTCTCGCTGTCGATCCCAGCGGAAAGTTCCTTATCGTAGGCAACCAGACCTCGCTGAGCCTTTCCATTTTCTCCATCAACGCAAGCACCGGGGCGCTGTCTGAAGTCGCGGCCGTTTCGCCCATGACGGTATCGTTCAGCCCGCGTGCCATCGTCTTCAGTGGAACGTTCGTATACGTCGAATCCGCGACCGGCATCGCCGGATTCCGGCTAGACACCGCAACGGGCGCGCTCGCAGCCATGGCGGGATCGCCGTTCACCCCGGCCACAATCTTGAACAACATCGCTGTCTCGCCGAACGGCAGATTCCTATACGCGCTTGATGGTAGCTCGAATCAGGTGCTCACCTTCGCACTCGATCCCAACACCGGAATACCTGTGGCGCAAGCTGGCGCCATCGCCTCCGGCGCCGATCCTGTGGCAATGCAGTTTGACCCGACAGGCAAGTTCCTTTACGTCGCCAACAGAAGCAGCAACGCCATCACGCAACTCAACGCCAATGCAACGACGGGCGCGTTGACCGCCGGAATTACCATCACAGACGTCGCGCAACCGACTGCGCTGGCTTACGACTCCATTAACAATCTGTTGTTTGTCATAAACAGTGGGAACCGGGTTTCCGTTTTCACTGTGACGGCCTCAACAGGCGCTTTGACGCCCGTGACCGGCTCGCCGTTCACCGTCGGAACTGCTCCTGCGTCAATGGCGGTGGCAAGG